The Onychomys torridus chromosome 2, mOncTor1.1, whole genome shotgun sequence sequence ACGGGCTTGACAGCTCAGGTCCGGGTGATGTCTGCATCGCACAGAGGAACTGCTGGGAAAATGTGGGTTACCTGAAGCCCTGGTCTGGGACCACTATGAAGCCTAGAAATCCCTTGCCCAGAAGCACCCTCCCTTCATAGTTTTCAGGCTTCTGACATCTCCTAATCTCACTGTAGCATATCCACCTAGTAGGACACTGACCTCATCTGGGCCTTGGAGATCTGTAATCTTGCGATGGGATGTAGCTGGTGGTGTGTAGGGATCAGCATAGAGTGGGGAGTGTGGAATATCCAAAGAGTGGTCCTGAGCCTCTGGGCCACTGTCTAGGTCGAGTGCACTCATCTACAAGAAGAAGGAGATACATAGGTTCCCTTAGTTAGATGCAACAAGAACCTTCTGTGCTCAGAAAAtgaggtctctgtgtgttccatcTAGACAAGCAAGAAAGTAGAAGCAGATAGTGGCCTAGGGTCAGAGTATGTGGTGGGCTCACCTTGGTCAGGTCCAGGTGCAGGGGCAGTGGGACAGCTGAGCCAGATACTTCCCTTCGAGCTTTGCCCCTGGGAGACTGGCTACTGCCACTGTGCCTCACTTCTATCTTCTTTTGGCCAGTGCTGGCACAGTTAGAGTTGGTCTGGTTCTGTGGACACCAAAAACCACCCAGAAAGATCTCCAGGGCTTCTTTCCCACACACTCTTCTATGAGGCTGTATGAAGGTCCCTTCAGTTCAAGTTCCCTCCCTGGCAAACTATGGTCCAGGGTTACTGTGGGCAGTGGGTCCTAGTCTCCCCAGAAGACAGAAGTCCTGTGTTTCCTTACCCCCATCCCATGTCATTCCTTTAGGTACTTACAGGTACAGGCTGGGCAGGGAAGCCTATAGTGCTTGGCACTGAGGATTCAGGGAGGGATTGGCTGGTGGGGAGCACTGGACACTCTAATTTCCAGCTAGTTCGTCCATTGGAAGAGAGTGAGCCTCGGCCTCTACCCACAACCTAAGCAGCAAAGGTAAGGTAAGTGGCTAGACCTGTCTCCTTATCTATCCCTGCTTGGACCTACCATTTTGCTCCCTAGTTTGTACCACCTGAGTTATAGGGACCTCACTGACCCCTCACCTGTGTGGGTCCATGTAGTCCTGGGAAATTCTCTGGGCCAGGCAGCAGGTGGGCCCCATCTCTATGAGAGACAGTCCGGAGGCACAGCAGCCATTGACTGTAATCCTCATAACTGGCACATACCACACGGATGGTGTTGATGAGGCAGCCTAGCACACAGACATGTAAACTAAGGTCTGGCAGGACAGGTACATTCCTTACCCCACAGAGACCCCAGCAAAGAGTTGGAGCATCCACCATACTAACCCTTAGTAGAAGCCCAATCAAACAGTGGGTAGATTCTGGGTAGGACCCTACCTTCGATGAGAAAAGAGCggatctccttttccttctcttctaggTTGATGTGAATGGCACTTAGTGGAAGCTCCCCCTGTAGAGTGAGGACTAGGTATTTATCTGTGTCATCTCAGCCTGTTCCTGGCCCTGCCATCCAGAGCTGGGCTGGAAACTTAGGCCACCCTAGCACTGAGGATGACACTCTGGGAAAGGCTAGGCAGTTTTGTTCTGGGACATCTCCACTTTACTTCCTGTTGGTTTTTCTCTAGCCAATGCCAGTTGTAGACAGATGCTTATAGGGATTAGTCCTTGTCAGGGAAGCTCCCTTGGTATATTTTTAAGTGACTGTGAGTACACACCAGTATCATGCTCTGGTTCCCCCCCACACAGAGACATGATGCATGGAAGGTGCTCAGAGACAAGGGGAAGCATGCACCAGGGATTCCAAGAAGTAGCCTATTCCATTCCACCCACTCCAGGGTTAGTGATGTCCCTCCAGGATGAGAGGAGTTGTAGAGGGTGGAGACTCCTCTTCTATGCCAGAGCAGAGACCAGATTGACCGGGGCAGTGGGGCCAGATGGGTGGAGCCCTGTGCTCTGTCCCAACAAGCCCTGAAATACAGGTTTCTGAgtctccactcccaccccacaaAGGACACCTTCCAGGACAGGTATGTGTGGAGAAGGCCAACCTTAAAGCTGAGCCCATCTGGTTCCTCAGAGAAGATGGCCAGAGATGCTGGGTATAGTACCAGAATCCGGTCCCACTGCTCCTGTAAGGGGTTAAAGGATAGAGTGGGGTTGGGCACCTAGAGTCCAGCCTTACCTGCTCCTGTATCCTTCCCTATCTCATTGCACTTCACATCTTTTCCCACCCACCTGAGAGGGCAGATGTTGCAGCTTGACCCTTGAGGCACAGATTGCACTGCCCATGGATTCCCACCTGGATGCTCTCCATAGCCGTGTCCAGGGGAGTTCGTTCCCCAGGGGAccctggagaggaggaaggagtagGTCAAAGTCAGGCCAGATAGTCTGGATAGGGGAAAGGCTTGCAGGTTCCTGCTACTGACCTGTGGGGGCGCTGAGTGGCAGCGTTGCAGACCCCCCAAGAGAGCCATTTGCTTCTCCAGGTGGTAAATCCAGTGACTGAGCTCAGCTTCACTGTGGCAGAGAACAAGGAGCGGGGCAGGCAGTGGGCCTGGGGGCAGAAGAGTCAAGTGGGCTAGGGGAAAAGCTTAGAGCTCCCAGAAACCCACAGGAAAGTCTCCTCTCCAAGGGCTCAAAGTAGACCTCCAAGGCCAGGTCCAGGGGTTCTGGTCCAGTGGTGGCCAGGCCAGCACTctccacacacctgtaatctgaaAGCCATGCTCTCTGGATCCATCAATTGTGCAGATGCTCAATTCTGTCAGTGGTAGCAGCCCCTGCCAGAGGAAAGTATAGGAAGAGCTGCAGGGACTCCTAGGGAACagagtccctccctccctctgtctatACCACTCACTTGGAATGTAAGTCCTTCAGAACCATGGGCTTGGAAGTACAGGTGGGAGGGGAACAGCTCTAGATAGCAGTCACTGATGTCCTAGGAGAGAGCAGGGCCACTAGTCTCAGAGGCTGGGGGAACAGCCCCGGAATAGCACGGATATTGGTCCCCAAGTATTCCCTAACCTGTTGTGGCTCCtacctggctgttctggaaccgcAGCTGGACCTTGGAATAGTGCACAACTTTTCCTAGGTTCCTCACAGGTGTCCTCCGCCACCCCTTTTTGAATACACTCAGAAATGGCTGTTCCAGATTTTCTGGCTGATTTTCTGGGCCTGGGATGTCCTGGAGGAGCAGGGCTCAGGAGAGGGACCAGATAGGGCCAGATCCCCAGGCAATATACACATAGTTGCTGCATACAGTTCTGATCTGTCCATGCACGGTCACAGAATACATTCATCaagaacatacatatacatgcatacctcACACACACCTAAGCCTCTTCACATGAAAAGTGGAATATGTATacaccatacatatacatatgactCCTCACAGTCAGAGCTATCTGCTCTGTGGTGCAGACTGAGGTTGGTACATAGTGGGTTCAATCCTTATCTTCATTACCTCCTATGCTATGCAACTTGGCTTTGGTCATTCAACATCCCAGATTTGTCAAAGAGTTCTGAGGTATATTATGAGGGTGAGATAATGCTCAAAGCCTTCTCAAGTGTCCAGTGGCAGCTGGCATTGGTTTCTTACCTGGTTctgtgagaaacaaacaaaccagagttCTAGCTTGTAATATTTGCTAATTTCTTTGGTGTAAATATTCCCAACACTGCCCAAATTGAGTTACCAACATGTTGTCTGTGAACTTGGAAAGAGAAACTAGTCAGCTTTTGTGAGTCTATGCTGATGCCCCAGCTTACAATGTACACAGTACCTATCTTACAGTAGAAGGTAAAGCATTAGCAGTAGCCTGAGGAATTATTATGACTGAACTTGGGgcccagtcctctcctccctttttccATTATATAAGGCACATACGTGTCTGACCTTTGCATGTGTAATTCTCTGCTGTGACCACTCAACCTTAACTCCTCATTTCACCCCCTTCAGGGCTTTGCTCAGATTTTACCTTCTTTCTGGATGCCCTAAATTTCAGCCTTGGATTTCATTTAGTCTGGCTTATTTTATCTTCTCTTGTATGTCTTGACTTTGACAtaggaatggaaggaagaaggTGAGAACAGGAGTCGTAGTGTATTTTGTTTACTGCTGATTCCACATAGCCTAGGACATGACCTGGGATACAAGGGGAGAGGTAGACTCAACATCTACACAATTCTTAGCCAGTCTTGGAAGAGTCCTCTATATCATATTAGAGATCAGGTAGGAATGTGTAATGATAGCCTGGAGTAAGCTATGAGACACAGGCTTAGGAGAGGGATTATGTTTCCTTTGGGAGctgcccaggaccacctgcaagGGCTGCTGTGCACTGGCAAAGTTGAACTACTTCTAGTGCAGGCCTAGGAATGTGAATAGATACAAACAACTTCCATCCTTACTGACTCTGGGTGGGGCCTCCTGCACCTACATCCACTGTGGAAACTGATGTTGTATGACAGTGAAA is a genomic window containing:
- the Plekhn1 gene encoding pleckstrin homology domain-containing family N member 1 isoform X3; the protein is MGNSHCVPQTPRRLRASFSRKPSLKGNREDSARKLAGLFGTEARPDGDTAANKIFHYIPGTDIPGPENQPENLEQPFLSVFKKGWRRTPVRNLGKVVHYSKVQLRFQNSQDISDCYLELFPSHLYFQAHGSEGLTFQGLLPLTELSICTIDGSREHGFQITGPLPAPLLVLCHSEAELSHWIYHLEKQMALLGGLQRCHSAPPQGPLGNELPWTRLWRASRWESMGSAICASRVKLQHLPSQEQWDRILVLYPASLAIFSEEPDGLSFKGELPLSAIHINLEEKEKEIRSFLIEGCLINTIRVVCASYEDYSQWLLCLRTVSHRDGAHLLPGPENFPGLHGPTQVVGRGRGSLSSNGRTSWKLECPVLPTSQSLPESSVPSTIGFPAQPVPNQTNSNCASTGQKKIEVRHSGSSQSPRGKARREVSGSAVPLPLHLDLTKMSALDLDSGPEAQDHSLDIPHSPLYADPYTPPATSHRKITDLQGPDEFLCAMQTSPGPELSSPFPSVSVSVPVSDSSSGISSSPRPLGSHLLSKKGALQSRASQRHRGSIKNRGPRPSDFPQLVTPTRESTPSSLPPPPDEEAPIWNKISSPSHQKWTQLRKTPVDMGLIQWI
- the Plekhn1 gene encoding pleckstrin homology domain-containing family N member 1 isoform X2, yielding MGNSHCVPQTPRRLRASFSRKPSLKGNREDSARKLAGLFGTEARPDGDTAANKIFHYIPGTDIPGPENQPENLEQPFLSVFKKGWRRTPVRNLGKVVHYSKVQLRFQNSQDISDCYLELFPSHLYFQAHGSEGLTFQGLLPLTELSICTIDGSREHGFQITGPLPAPLLVLCHSEAELSHWIYHLEKQMALLGGLQRCHSAPPQGPLGNELPWTRLWRASRWESMGSAICASRVKLQHLPSQEQWDRILVLYPASLAIFSEEPDGLSFKGELPLSAIHINLEEKEKEIRSFLIEGCLINTIRVVCASYEDYSQWLLCLRTVSHRDGAHLLPGPENFPGLHGPTQVVGRGRGSLSSNGRTSWKLECPVLPTSQSLPESSVPSTIGFPAQPVPNQTNSNCASTGQKKIEVRHSGSSQSPRGKARREVSGSAVPLPLHLDLTKMSALDLDSGPEAQDHSLDIPHSPLYADPYTPPATSHRKITDLQGPDEQFLCAMQTSPGPELSSPFPSVSVSVPVSDSSSGISSSPRPLGSHLLSKKGALQSRASQRHRGSIKNRGPRPSDFPQLVTPTRESTPSSLPPPPDEEAPIWNKISSPSHQKWTQLRKTPVDMGLIQWI
- the Plekhn1 gene encoding pleckstrin homology domain-containing family N member 1 isoform X1, which codes for MGNSHCVPQTPRRLRASFSRKPSLKGNREDSARKLAGLFGTEARPDGDTAANKIFHYIPGTNQDIPGPENQPENLEQPFLSVFKKGWRRTPVRNLGKVVHYSKVQLRFQNSQDISDCYLELFPSHLYFQAHGSEGLTFQGLLPLTELSICTIDGSREHGFQITGPLPAPLLVLCHSEAELSHWIYHLEKQMALLGGLQRCHSAPPQGPLGNELPWTRLWRASRWESMGSAICASRVKLQHLPSQEQWDRILVLYPASLAIFSEEPDGLSFKGELPLSAIHINLEEKEKEIRSFLIEGCLINTIRVVCASYEDYSQWLLCLRTVSHRDGAHLLPGPENFPGLHGPTQVVGRGRGSLSSNGRTSWKLECPVLPTSQSLPESSVPSTIGFPAQPVPNQTNSNCASTGQKKIEVRHSGSSQSPRGKARREVSGSAVPLPLHLDLTKMSALDLDSGPEAQDHSLDIPHSPLYADPYTPPATSHRKITDLQGPDEQFLCAMQTSPGPELSSPFPSVSVSVPVSDSSSGISSSPRPLGSHLLSKKGALQSRASQRHRGSIKNRGPRPSDFPQLVTPTRESTPSSLPPPPDEEAPIWNKISSPSHQKWTQLRKTPVDMGLIQWI
- the Plekhn1 gene encoding pleckstrin homology domain-containing family N member 1 isoform X4, whose translation is MGNSHCVPQTPRRLRASFSRKPSLKGNREDSARKLAGLFGTEARPDGDTAANKIFHYIPGTNQDIPGPENQPENLEQPFLSVFKKGWRRTPVRNLGKVVHYSKVQLRFQNSQDISDCYLELFPSHLYFQAHGSEGLTFQGLLPLTELSICTIDGSREHGFQITGPLPAPLLVLCHSEAELSHWIYHLEKQMALLGGLQRCHSAPPQGPLGNELPWTRLWRASRWESMGSAICASRVKLQHLPSQEQWDRILVLYPASLAIFSEEPDGLSFKGELPLSAIHINLEEKEKEIRSFLIEGCLINTIRVVCASYEDYSQWLLCLRTVSHRDGAHLLPGPENFPGLHGPTQNQTNSNCASTGQKKIEVRHSGSSQSPRGKARREVSGSAVPLPLHLDLTKMSALDLDSGPEAQDHSLDIPHSPLYADPYTPPATSHRKITDLQGPDEQFLCAMQTSPGPELSSPFPSVSVSVPVSDSSSGISSSPRPLGSHLLSKKGALQSRASQRHRGSIKNRGPRPSDFPQLVTPTRESTPSSLPPPPDEEAPIWNKISSPSHQKWTQLRKTPVDMGLIQWI